In Deinococcus ficus, a single window of DNA contains:
- a CDS encoding S41 family peptidase: protein MRHPLHWTTLSRPLLALSAALALTMPAAAQDIPSEVLMTPAGLAWIATEAQLLGTYAGPRPPDLEARLSALRLQMITQCQDELKRSGTCPESLTLNLLRPLVSSLQEGHTRIIEDDHTALYGLRLVDVQEGPRLTVRVSDARGAFPRVGTVLLRGDEVLRVNGTIVKDARSAFQAASGPVTLTVRRDGGVTDVTVQPRPEAAPISSPTLRWEQDVPVVTYPSFQAGVKEYGRLIGDLTGQGAPGLVIDLRENRGGRLEHCMLAASLIAGEVEVVMRGPGVLDERLKAVRGELRTPFLTGGGWNTVRVLPDLTYTGHVAVLVNARSASCAEMFTTLARQAGKRVRVYGERTRGAGNSGVHALPQQGVQVAAMQVWTPAGQLFPAFVTPDVPLTDDLVTLGSTGVDTLLDRALADLKVANATGQWPAGWERKRP, encoded by the coding sequence ATGCGGCACCCGCTCCACTGGACGACCCTGTCCCGGCCACTGCTCGCGTTGAGCGCCGCGCTCGCACTGACCATGCCCGCCGCGGCGCAGGACATCCCCAGCGAGGTGCTGATGACGCCCGCCGGACTGGCCTGGATCGCCACTGAAGCGCAACTTCTCGGCACCTACGCCGGGCCCCGCCCGCCGGACCTCGAAGCGCGCCTGAGCGCCCTGCGCCTCCAGATGATCACGCAGTGCCAGGACGAACTGAAGCGCAGCGGCACCTGCCCGGAAAGCCTCACCCTGAACCTGCTCCGGCCGCTGGTGTCCAGCCTGCAAGAGGGCCACACCAGGATCATCGAGGACGACCACACCGCCTTGTACGGCCTGAGACTGGTGGACGTCCAGGAAGGGCCGCGCCTCACCGTGCGGGTCAGTGACGCCCGCGGCGCCTTCCCCCGGGTCGGGACGGTCCTGCTGCGCGGCGACGAAGTGCTGCGCGTGAACGGCACCATCGTCAAGGACGCCCGGAGCGCCTTCCAGGCGGCGTCCGGCCCGGTGACGCTGACGGTGCGCCGGGACGGGGGCGTCACGGACGTGACCGTTCAGCCCCGGCCGGAGGCGGCCCCCATCTCCAGCCCCACCCTCCGCTGGGAGCAGGACGTCCCGGTCGTCACCTACCCGTCCTTCCAAGCAGGCGTCAAGGAATACGGCCGGCTGATCGGCGACCTGACCGGCCAGGGCGCGCCGGGTCTCGTGATCGACCTGCGGGAAAACCGCGGCGGGCGACTCGAACACTGCATGCTCGCCGCGAGCCTGATCGCCGGCGAGGTCGAGGTGGTCATGCGCGGCCCCGGCGTACTGGATGAACGCCTGAAGGCCGTCCGGGGTGAACTGCGCACCCCCTTCCTCACCGGAGGCGGCTGGAACACCGTGCGCGTCCTGCCGGACCTGACGTACACCGGCCACGTGGCCGTGCTCGTCAACGCCCGCTCTGCCTCCTGCGCGGAGATGTTCACCACCCTCGCCCGCCAGGCCGGGAAGCGGGTGCGGGTGTACGGCGAACGCACCCGCGGCGCCGGGAACTCCGGGGTGCACGCCCTGCCGCAGCAGGGCGTGCAGGTCGCCGCCATGCAGGTGTGGACGCCCGCCGGGCAGCTTTTCCCAGCGTTCGTGACGCCCGACGTGCCGCTCACCGACGACCTCGTCACCCTGGGGAGCACGGGCGTGGACACCCTGCTCGACCGCGCCCTGGCGGACCTGAAGGTGGCGAACGCCACCGGTCAGTGGCCGGCCGGCTGGGAACGCAAGCGTCCCTGA
- a CDS encoding GNAT family N-acetyltransferase: protein MIARHRYPELDADHEAGTAYAAWVTRAMDQDLYLGWVAESAGEVVGGAGLMLLEWGPTRNDPSPWRGRIVNVYTAPAVRRQGIARLLLAHALQEARQRGLHTLSLGTTEQARGLYEQAGFRPSGSELVRRTPALTSD, encoded by the coding sequence GTGATCGCCAGGCACCGGTACCCGGAACTGGACGCCGACCATGAGGCCGGGACTGCGTACGCCGCCTGGGTGACCCGGGCGATGGACCAGGACCTGTACCTGGGGTGGGTGGCTGAATCGGCAGGGGAGGTGGTCGGCGGGGCGGGGCTGATGCTGCTCGAGTGGGGCCCCACCCGCAACGACCCGAGCCCGTGGCGGGGCCGGATCGTCAACGTCTACACGGCCCCGGCCGTCCGGCGGCAGGGCATCGCCCGCCTGCTCCTGGCACACGCGCTCCAGGAGGCCCGGCAGCGCGGCCTGCACACCCTGAGCCTGGGGACGACGGAGCAGGCCCGCGGCCTGTACGAGCAGGCGGGCTTCCGGCCATCTGGAAGTGAACTGGTAAGGCGCACCCCGGCACTCACCTCGGATTAG
- a CDS encoding GNAT family N-acetyltransferase, translated as MPTLTLRPRQPDDLAVLWQWTRATPSPEWQQWDGPYFTNKPSPIPFNDYVQEVQARPPQPHSRIIALDGQCIGQVTRSEEAPAGGGWWELGIVIYDPAHWGGGLGREALRQWTDTTFAETDAHVLTLTTWSGNERMIRAAERVGYRECGRVPEARAWQGQRWDSVRLARLRHGEP; from the coding sequence ATGCCCACCCTCACCCTCCGCCCCCGCCAGCCTGACGACCTTGCCGTCCTCTGGCAGTGGACCCGCGCCACCCCCAGCCCGGAATGGCAACAGTGGGACGGCCCGTACTTCACGAACAAACCCAGTCCCATCCCCTTCAATGACTACGTGCAGGAAGTGCAGGCCCGTCCCCCGCAACCTCACAGCCGCATCATTGCCCTGGACGGCCAGTGCATCGGGCAGGTCACGCGCTCCGAGGAAGCCCCCGCTGGAGGCGGCTGGTGGGAACTGGGCATCGTGATCTACGACCCGGCCCACTGGGGCGGCGGCCTCGGCCGTGAAGCCCTGAGGCAGTGGACCGACACGACCTTCGCGGAAACGGACGCCCACGTCCTCACACTGACCACCTGGAGTGGCAACGAGCGCATGATCCGCGCTGCCGAGAGGGTGGGGTACCGGGAATGCGGCCGCGTCCCCGAAGCTCGCGCGTGGCAGGGCCAGCGGTGGGACAGCGTCCGCCTCGCCCGGCTCCGTCACGGGGAGCCGTGA
- a CDS encoding response regulator, translating into MAALRLSFVDDNEADHVLLEEALDELGLSADGRHFLDADAFLGALRRGEVTPDAVITDLNMPGRDGFDLILAVRACPAWGTLPVLVFTTSGAEEDRVRAAAVGADGYFVKPNSTGALVGVLKAMIQVLER; encoded by the coding sequence ATGGCGGCCCTCAGACTCTCGTTTGTGGATGACAACGAGGCGGACCATGTCCTTCTCGAGGAGGCACTGGACGAGCTGGGGCTCTCGGCGGATGGTCGGCACTTCCTGGATGCGGATGCGTTCCTGGGGGCGCTGAGGCGGGGTGAGGTGACTCCGGACGCGGTGATCACGGACCTGAACATGCCGGGCCGGGACGGGTTCGACCTGATCCTCGCCGTGCGCGCCTGCCCTGCCTGGGGGACGTTGCCGGTGCTGGTGTTCACCACTTCAGGCGCCGAGGAGGACCGGGTGCGCGCCGCGGCTGTCGGCGCTGACGGGTACTTTGTGAAGCCCAACTCCACCGGCGCCCTGGTTGGGGTGTTGAAGGCCATGATCCAGGTGCTCGAGCGCTAA
- a CDS encoding DUF4031 domain-containing protein, with protein sequence MTVYVDEIKDYQGAVGGHVGRVNQRWCHLTADTLDELHAMAAKIGLKRSWFQSSHLLHHCHYDLTPGKRAAAVRAGAVEVKAMDRARHLAAAGTALTPSGLPGRS encoded by the coding sequence ATGACCGTCTACGTCGACGAAATTAAGGATTACCAGGGCGCGGTCGGCGGGCACGTCGGCCGCGTCAATCAGCGGTGGTGCCACCTGACCGCCGACACGCTCGACGAGCTGCACGCGATGGCCGCCAAGATCGGCCTGAAACGCTCCTGGTTCCAATCCAGTCACCTGCTGCACCACTGCCACTACGACCTGACGCCCGGAAAGCGCGCCGCGGCCGTCCGGGCCGGCGCCGTGGAGGTGAAGGCCATGGACCGCGCGAGACACCTCGCGGCCGCGGGGACCGCCCTCACACCCTCAGGGCTGCCGGGCCGGTCGTGA
- a CDS encoding suppressor of fused domain protein, which yields MPDLDALLAVRDRMDRWLGPPTTLVTSTVSIHPEATPFACATYVQDSAFSVSVGASVGRIPHSEHRYRDARGMRHEYLIAHPPDHPGIPDTLRRLALYPFVEQAFVFSGAHLHIPGAPGLLEAEPACLFYLTDPFEHDDRLYTAQPHGQIDHPNFKIQVLWAMPIYRSEFRYLQRHGYEQFEEEYLNPAADYASPTRAPLV from the coding sequence ATGCCTGACCTGGACGCCCTCCTGGCCGTGCGTGACCGGATGGACCGCTGGCTCGGGCCACCCACGACCCTCGTCACGTCCACGGTCTCGATTCACCCGGAGGCGACGCCGTTCGCCTGCGCCACCTACGTTCAGGACTCCGCGTTCAGCGTGTCTGTCGGGGCGTCCGTCGGCCGCATCCCGCACAGCGAGCACCGCTACCGGGATGCCCGGGGCATGCGGCACGAGTACCTCATCGCGCACCCGCCAGATCACCCTGGGATTCCCGACACGCTCAGACGCCTGGCGCTGTACCCCTTCGTCGAGCAGGCGTTCGTGTTTTCCGGCGCTCACCTGCACATTCCTGGCGCCCCGGGACTGCTGGAGGCGGAACCGGCCTGCCTGTTCTATCTGACCGATCCGTTCGAGCATGATGACCGGCTGTACACCGCTCAGCCTCATGGTCAGATCGACCATCCGAACTTCAAGATTCAGGTTCTGTGGGCCATGCCGATCTACCGGAGTGAGTTTCGTTACCTGCAGCGGCATGGCTACGAACAGTTTGAAGAGGAGTATCTGAACCCCGCCGCGGATTACGCCTCGCCGACGCGGGCGCCGCTGGTGTAG
- a CDS encoding suppressor of fused domain protein: MSEFAPDGTRIYRHDAQDDTRPVADTSAGVREAFERHLGRVLGAEPMVFHELISDVVHLDIYMYPPTVARPYTVLATSGMSDLPMTVPEVAQEQSLMEGTGSLERAELLLALPPEWPLTQEAFEDERHYWPVRLLKGTARLPHQYRTWLGIGHTVPNGDPARPYAPGTELSGIVLLPPVLDDLQELSDPEKVPELRFYAVVPLTTEEMDLKLTHGLDALLNRLNEAGVNELLTPDRVNAAPATKRSWWQRLRG, translated from the coding sequence ATGAGTGAGTTTGCGCCGGACGGCACCCGCATCTACCGCCACGACGCCCAGGACGACACCCGGCCCGTCGCGGACACGAGCGCAGGCGTCCGGGAAGCGTTCGAACGGCACCTGGGCCGCGTGCTCGGCGCTGAGCCGATGGTGTTCCACGAGCTGATCAGTGACGTCGTGCACCTCGACATCTACATGTACCCGCCGACCGTGGCGCGGCCATACACCGTCCTGGCCACCTCCGGCATGAGCGACCTGCCCATGACCGTGCCTGAAGTCGCGCAGGAACAGAGTCTGATGGAAGGGACGGGCTCCCTGGAACGGGCGGAACTCCTGCTCGCCCTCCCGCCCGAGTGGCCACTCACGCAAGAGGCGTTTGAGGACGAGCGCCACTACTGGCCGGTGCGGCTTCTGAAGGGCACCGCCCGGCTTCCACACCAGTACCGCACGTGGCTGGGCATCGGGCACACCGTCCCGAACGGCGACCCCGCCCGGCCATACGCCCCCGGCACCGAGCTAAGCGGGATTGTGCTGCTCCCCCCGGTGCTGGATGACCTGCAGGAATTGAGCGACCCGGAGAAGGTGCCGGAACTGCGCTTCTACGCCGTCGTTCCCCTCACCACCGAGGAGATGGACCTGAAACTCACGCACGGCCTGGACGCCCTCCTGAACCGGCTGAACGAAGCGGGCGTGAACGAGCTGCTCACCCCGGACCGCGTGAATGCCGCCCCCGCCACCAAACGGTCCTGGTGGCAGCGCCTGCGCGGCTGA